The Paracoccus sp. MC1862 genome includes a window with the following:
- the dld gene encoding D-lactate dehydrogenase, translating to MTQRSPTDFRPDPPSLEPGPAFLDALRAVVGPRHVLTRPQDTERFRMGYRSGGGEAEAVVRPGTLLELWQVLQLCVKAGRIVIAQAANTGLTEGSTPKGTYDRPVVIVNTLRLSRIDTILDGAQVVCHAGATLYDLERRLDPLGRDPHSVIGSSCIGASVVGGVCNNSGGALVRRGPAYTELALFARLEADGTLRLINNLGLRLGNDPEAILRRLDAGEIRPGDVDPRAGAASDHGYAERIRDVDAETPGRFNADPGRLYEASGCAGRLAVFAVRLDSFPRPAAAEVLYVGTNDAAALATLRRRLLTELDPLPIVGEYIHREAWDMAARFGRDTRLFIEWFGTARMPVMFALKGWADARLRKIPLTSDLSDRLLQFAGQLAPGRLPRRMRDFRNRFEHHLILRVEAPSDRAERILTETVGTDGWFRCTPAEGSKAMLHRFAVAGAAVRYEAMNRRRTGGLVALDVALRRNDRDWIKPVPPEWADKVAATLSYGHFLCHVFHLDYVLKKGADPTAFKKAMLAMLDAEGAEYPAEHNVGHLYHAKPQLAAFYEGLDPLARFNPGIGGTRRS from the coding sequence ATGACGCAGCGTTCCCCGACAGACTTCAGGCCAGACCCCCCTTCCCTCGAACCCGGCCCGGCCTTCCTCGACGCGCTGCGCGCGGTCGTGGGGCCGCGCCACGTCCTGACCCGGCCGCAGGATACCGAGCGCTTCCGCATGGGATACCGCTCTGGCGGCGGCGAGGCCGAGGCGGTGGTCCGCCCCGGCACGCTGCTGGAACTGTGGCAGGTGCTGCAGCTTTGCGTGAAGGCGGGACGGATCGTGATCGCGCAGGCGGCCAACACCGGACTGACCGAGGGCTCGACGCCCAAGGGCACCTATGACCGGCCCGTGGTCATCGTGAACACGCTGCGGCTGTCGCGGATCGACACGATCCTCGACGGCGCGCAGGTCGTCTGCCACGCGGGGGCGACGCTTTACGACCTTGAACGCAGGCTCGATCCCCTGGGGCGCGATCCCCATTCGGTGATCGGATCAAGCTGCATCGGCGCCTCGGTCGTGGGCGGGGTCTGCAACAACTCGGGTGGCGCGCTGGTGCGGCGCGGACCGGCCTACACGGAACTGGCGCTGTTCGCCCGGCTGGAGGCGGACGGCACGCTGCGGCTGATCAACAACCTCGGGCTGCGGCTCGGCAACGATCCCGAGGCAATCCTGCGCCGCCTGGATGCGGGCGAGATCCGGCCCGGGGACGTGGACCCTCGGGCGGGCGCGGCATCCGATCACGGTTATGCCGAACGCATCCGCGACGTGGATGCAGAAACGCCCGGCCGCTTCAACGCCGATCCGGGGCGACTCTACGAGGCCTCGGGCTGCGCCGGGCGGCTGGCCGTCTTCGCGGTGCGGCTGGACAGCTTCCCGCGCCCTGCCGCGGCCGAGGTCCTTTATGTCGGCACCAACGACGCGGCGGCGCTTGCCACCCTGCGCCGGCGGCTGCTGACCGAACTCGACCCGCTGCCGATCGTGGGCGAGTATATCCACCGCGAGGCCTGGGACATGGCGGCCCGCTTCGGCCGGGACACGCGGCTCTTCATCGAGTGGTTCGGCACCGCCCGGATGCCGGTGATGTTCGCGCTGAAGGGCTGGGCGGATGCGCGCCTGCGGAAGATCCCCCTGACCTCGGACCTCAGCGACCGCTTGCTTCAGTTCGCGGGCCAGCTTGCGCCGGGCCGCCTGCCCCGCCGGATGCGCGACTTCCGCAACCGTTTCGAGCATCACCTGATCCTCAGGGTGGAAGCCCCGTCCGACCGGGCCGAGCGCATCCTGACCGAAACAGTGGGGACAGACGGCTGGTTCCGCTGCACGCCCGCCGAAGGGTCAAAGGCGATGCTGCACCGCTTTGCGGTGGCAGGCGCCGCTGTCCGCTACGAGGCGATGAACCGCCGCCGCACCGGGGGACTGGTGGCGCTGGACGTGGCGCTGCGCCGCAACGACCGCGACTGGATCAAGCCGGTGCCGCCGGAATGGGCGGACAAGGTCGCGGCGACCCTCTCTTATGGCCACTTTCTGTGCCACGTCTTCCATCTGGACTATGTGCTGAAGAAGGGCGCCGATCCGACCGCCTTCAAGAAGGCCATGCTGGCGATGCTGGACGCCGAGGGGGCCGAATATCCTGCCGAGCATAACGTGGGGCATCTTTACCACGCCAAGCCTCAGCTTGCCGCCTTCTACGAAGGCCTTGATCCGCTGGCGCGCTTCAACCCGGGGATCGGCGGCACGCGCCGCTCCTGA
- a CDS encoding DMT family transporter, with amino-acid sequence MQTPAPLTVLGLVALATTAIVCGDTAGKLLTEAGVQPLFVAWSRFALAALLLAWVLGLRPSGLGRLLDWRLILRAGLIVGAIASILTALRTEPIANVFGAFFIGPIVAYVLSALLLGERVSWARTVMLALGFAGVLLVVRPGGEMGTGMIFAVMAGTLYGSYLAATRWMTAFYPPPFLLGSQLVIGAVLLLPAGLADIPASADLRIWVLVIVSSLASAFGNYLLVVVNRTTPATVSAPLIYFQLIVATVIGFLVFGDWPEPLALLGLAVIFASGVGGLALAPRR; translated from the coding sequence ATGCAGACCCCTGCGCCCCTGACGGTTCTTGGTCTTGTCGCCCTTGCCACCACGGCGATCGTCTGCGGCGACACCGCCGGCAAGCTGCTGACCGAGGCGGGGGTGCAGCCGCTGTTCGTGGCCTGGTCGCGTTTCGCGCTCGCGGCCCTGCTGCTGGCTTGGGTGCTGGGTCTGCGGCCGTCCGGCTTGGGGCGCCTGCTGGACTGGCGGCTGATCCTGCGGGCGGGTCTGATCGTCGGCGCCATCGCCTCGATCCTGACCGCGCTTCGGACCGAGCCCATCGCGAACGTCTTCGGCGCCTTCTTCATCGGCCCGATCGTGGCCTATGTGCTGTCGGCCCTGCTGCTGGGCGAGCGCGTGTCCTGGGCGCGCACGGTGATGCTGGCGCTGGGATTTGCCGGCGTGCTGCTGGTCGTCCGGCCCGGCGGCGAGATGGGGACCGGCATGATCTTCGCGGTGATGGCGGGCACGCTCTACGGCTCGTATCTTGCCGCGACGCGCTGGATGACCGCCTTCTATCCGCCGCCCTTCCTGCTGGGATCGCAACTGGTGATCGGGGCGGTGCTGCTGCTGCCTGCGGGCCTTGCCGACATTCCGGCAAGCGCCGACCTGCGGATCTGGGTGCTGGTGATCGTCAGTTCGCTCGCCTCTGCCTTCGGCAACTATCTGCTGGTGGTCGTGAACCGGACGACGCCGGCGACGGTCTCGGCGCCCCTCATCTATTTCCAGCTGATCGTCGCCACCGTGATCGGGTTCCTCGTCTTCGGCGACTGGCCGGAACCCCTGGCGCTGCTCGGCCTCGCCGTGATCTTCGCCTCGGGTGTCGGCGGCCTGGCGCTGGCGCCCAGGCGCTAG
- a CDS encoding HdeA/HdeB family chaperone has translation MRFPFPAIAAACIAAAPSFGQDAAPEVVARLESMTCREFLALDAEGQATVRAAMQAHASGEPLPDAPLPDPAASAEGAAGVVEDRTGADRTEAPAEPAAPGGGTGAPEVVAGENESGKVAPDGTEASVTDEGGDRRLIAMRTSCEGGPDALALNALRAAFGNNL, from the coding sequence ATGAGGTTCCCGTTTCCGGCCATCGCCGCCGCCTGCATCGCGGCGGCTCCGTCCTTCGGGCAGGATGCCGCGCCTGAGGTCGTGGCGCGGCTTGAATCCATGACCTGCCGCGAGTTCCTGGCGCTCGATGCCGAGGGACAGGCCACCGTCAGGGCGGCGATGCAGGCCCATGCCTCGGGCGAGCCCTTGCCCGACGCCCCCCTGCCTGACCCCGCCGCATCCGCGGAAGGCGCGGCCGGGGTCGTCGAGGACCGGACGGGCGCCGACAGGACCGAGGCCCCGGCGGAACCGGCGGCCCCCGGTGGCGGCACCGGCGCGCCCGAGGTCGTCGCCGGAGAGAACGAAAGCGGCAAGGTTGCCCCCGACGGCACCGAGGCTTCCGTCACGGACGAGGGCGGCGACCGCAGGCTGATCGCAATGCGCACCTCCTGCGAGGGCGGCCCGGATGCGCTGGCGCTGAACGCGCTGCGGGCGGCCTTCGGGAACAACCTGTGA